The following coding sequences lie in one Microbacterium sp. XT11 genomic window:
- a CDS encoding heat shock protein transcriptional repressor HspR gives MADKRMDADTPVFAIAVAAELSGLHPQTLRQYDRIGLVVPGRTSGGSRRYSTRNIEQLREVAQLSAEGMSLPAIARLLDLEDENRMLRRRITELEGALRAERENRPGARVFAAGSGGVVPMPGGRRIRRSTEVVLWRPRG, from the coding sequence ATGGCTGACAAGCGCATGGACGCCGACACCCCGGTGTTCGCGATCGCCGTCGCCGCGGAGCTGTCGGGCCTGCACCCGCAGACGCTGCGCCAGTACGACCGGATCGGCCTCGTGGTTCCCGGACGCACGTCCGGAGGCTCGCGCCGCTACTCCACCCGCAACATCGAGCAGCTGCGCGAAGTGGCGCAGCTCTCCGCCGAGGGCATGAGCCTCCCCGCCATCGCGCGGCTGCTCGACCTCGAAGACGAGAACCGGATGCTGCGCCGCCGCATCACGGAACTCGAGGGAGCCCTGCGCGCCGAGCGCGAGAACCGCCCCGGCGCCCGCGTCTTCGCCGCAGGCTCCGGCGGCGTCGTCCCGATGCCGGGAGGCCGCCGCATCCGCCGCTCCACCGAAGTGGTGCTCTGGCGCCCCCGCGGCTGA
- a CDS encoding carbohydrate ABC transporter permease yields MTTVRIPTPIPRRGVAAKLGSLGKAVLITLLVVFAGFPVYWMLGTSLGTEASLYRDGQPLVPEFQNIGQWGGFLADIPILRWLGNSFVIAAGTTVLSLVLATMAAYALSRYRFHGRGVAGFIFFSTQMLPEALIIVPLYAIFAGAGLLNSHWGLVLADTAFVMPVSMFIIKSGIDKIPYEIEESARIDGCSRLRILTTIVLPLIMPSIAAAAVIAFFDGWNEFMFANTFISSSDLWPASVGLSSFLGQFYTPMNVVMLCALLFALPAIIFFLWAQRGIVSGLTAGSVKG; encoded by the coding sequence ATGACCACCGTGCGCATCCCCACCCCGATTCCTCGCCGCGGGGTCGCCGCCAAGCTCGGCAGCCTCGGCAAGGCCGTGCTCATCACCCTGCTCGTCGTGTTCGCCGGGTTCCCCGTGTACTGGATGCTCGGCACCTCGCTGGGCACGGAGGCCTCGCTGTACCGCGACGGACAGCCGCTCGTCCCCGAGTTCCAGAACATCGGGCAGTGGGGCGGCTTCCTCGCCGACATCCCGATCCTGCGCTGGCTCGGCAACTCCTTCGTGATCGCCGCGGGCACCACGGTGCTCAGCCTCGTGCTGGCGACCATGGCCGCCTACGCGCTCAGCCGCTACCGCTTCCACGGCCGCGGAGTGGCCGGGTTCATCTTCTTCAGCACGCAGATGCTGCCGGAGGCGCTGATCATCGTGCCGCTCTACGCGATCTTCGCCGGAGCGGGCCTGCTGAACAGCCACTGGGGTCTCGTGCTCGCCGACACCGCGTTCGTGATGCCCGTGAGCATGTTCATCATCAAGAGCGGCATCGACAAGATCCCCTACGAGATCGAGGAGTCCGCGCGCATCGACGGATGCTCGCGCCTGCGCATCCTCACCACGATCGTGCTGCCGCTGATCATGCCGAGCATCGCGGCCGCGGCCGTGATCGCCTTCTTCGACGGATGGAACGAGTTCATGTTCGCGAACACGTTCATCTCGTCGTCCGACCTGTGGCCGGCATCCGTGGGGCTGTCGTCGTTCCTCGGGCAGTTCTACACGCCGATGAACGTCGTGATGCTCTGCGCGCTGCTGTTCGCGCTTCCGGCCATCATCTTCTTCCTGTGGGCCCAGCGCGGCATCGTGTCGGGCCTGACCGCAGGATCCGTCAAGGGCTGA
- a CDS encoding nucleotide exchange factor GrpE translates to MTDKNFDSNDSVPEPVEGREGSDAQASGPAPQNPDFDAPQNPDSDEARAAEHSDDDLTVDDILNADQTDEAAAAETAAIADAEHLVNDLKRLQAEYANYRRRTEEQRQVEIERAKGEAAKGLIPVLDDLDRAGQHGDLVEGTPFAVIADKIRAVVERLGVVAYGEAGEEFDPQRHEAIFQQPTPGAEKTTILEVVEVGYRLGEVELRPAKVVVAVPAE, encoded by the coding sequence ATGACGGACAAGAACTTCGACAGCAACGACTCGGTTCCCGAGCCCGTCGAAGGACGCGAGGGGTCGGATGCTCAGGCATCCGGCCCCGCGCCGCAGAATCCCGACTTCGACGCGCCGCAGAACCCGGATTCCGACGAGGCCCGCGCCGCGGAGCATTCCGACGACGACCTCACGGTCGACGACATCCTGAACGCCGACCAGACCGACGAGGCGGCCGCGGCCGAGACCGCCGCGATCGCCGACGCCGAGCACCTGGTCAACGACCTCAAGCGACTCCAGGCCGAGTACGCCAACTACCGCCGCCGCACGGAGGAGCAGCGCCAGGTCGAGATCGAGCGCGCCAAGGGCGAGGCCGCCAAGGGCCTCATCCCGGTGCTCGACGACCTCGACCGCGCCGGCCAGCACGGCGACCTCGTGGAGGGCACGCCCTTCGCGGTGATCGCCGACAAGATCCGCGCGGTCGTCGAGCGCCTCGGCGTCGTCGCCTACGGCGAAGCGGGCGAGGAGTTCGACCCCCAGCGCCACGAGGCGATCTTCCAGCAGCCCACACCGGGCGCCGAGAAGACAACGATCCTCGAGGTCGTCGAGGTGGGATACCGCCTGGGCGAGGTCGAGCTGCGTCCTGCGAAGGTCGTCGTCGCCGTACCTGCGGAGTAG
- a CDS encoding LacI family DNA-binding transcriptional regulator, which yields MTTIYDVAERAGVSPATVSRVFNGTSVSADKVAAVRKAAAELNFTPNRAARALRTQSSEVIALIIPDIENPYFTELARGVEDVASEAGYSVVLCNSDSQTAKESTYLQIAIAENMSGVIIAAASEATDLDAMISTGRPVVAVDRATRYDLDGVVIANKAAGTAATEALIDAGYRRIAYIGGPEDIDTAADRAAGWREALADRASSAELDALQRFATFRVDGARAAMEELLALPEPPDAVVAGNNLIGVGAIQVLTERGLTPPKFGVAVVGSLPFTTLSPTTVTMVRLPARHMGVTAARMLLERINGDLQPARTVVLRGELQAASAVLS from the coding sequence ATGACCACGATCTACGATGTGGCCGAGCGGGCGGGGGTCTCTCCCGCCACCGTGTCGCGCGTCTTCAACGGCACGAGCGTCTCGGCCGACAAGGTCGCCGCCGTGCGCAAGGCCGCGGCGGAGCTGAACTTCACGCCCAACCGCGCCGCGCGGGCCCTGCGCACCCAGAGCTCCGAGGTGATCGCCCTCATCATCCCCGACATCGAGAACCCGTATTTCACCGAACTGGCACGGGGCGTCGAAGACGTGGCGTCCGAGGCGGGGTACTCCGTCGTGCTCTGCAACTCCGACTCCCAGACCGCGAAGGAGTCGACGTACCTGCAGATCGCGATCGCCGAGAACATGTCGGGCGTCATCATCGCCGCGGCATCCGAGGCGACCGATCTCGACGCCATGATCTCGACGGGCCGCCCGGTCGTCGCGGTCGACCGGGCGACCCGTTACGACCTCGACGGCGTCGTGATCGCCAACAAGGCCGCGGGCACCGCCGCAACCGAGGCGCTGATCGACGCCGGGTACCGCCGCATCGCCTACATCGGCGGGCCGGAGGACATCGACACCGCCGCCGACCGCGCGGCGGGATGGCGTGAGGCGCTCGCCGATCGCGCGTCGTCGGCGGAGCTCGATGCCCTGCAGCGGTTCGCCACCTTCCGCGTAGACGGCGCCAGGGCGGCGATGGAGGAGCTGCTGGCCCTGCCCGAACCGCCCGACGCCGTGGTCGCGGGCAACAACCTCATCGGCGTCGGCGCGATCCAGGTGCTCACCGAGAGAGGGCTCACGCCGCCGAAGTTCGGCGTGGCGGTGGTGGGCTCACTGCCCTTCACCACGCTCTCGCCGACGACGGTCACGATGGTGCGCCTGCCGGCTCGGCACATGGGCGTCACCGCGGCCCGGATGCTGCTCGAGCGGATCAACGGCGACCTGCAGCCAGCGCGCACGGTGGTGCTGCGCGGCGAGCTCCAGGCGGCAAGCGCCGTGCTGTCCTGA
- a CDS encoding Pr6Pr family membrane protein translates to MKARTIFGVLRLAAAIVCLVALVHRLFWGLSSQTIAGDNFFAYLTVQSNCALVVVLVIGAVLAFARAADPRWFTVALSLVLTWTITAGLAFALIVWQAGIRGIRVDVPWSDQVLHFWLPACTAIAWVLTPGHRGVPWWIVPVSLAFPLAWGGVTMWRGPIVGWYPYYFLDPRQVSGPVEFLATSGVALAIFALVASALVLISRMRRPGHERPEV, encoded by the coding sequence GTGAAGGCACGGACGATCTTCGGCGTGCTGCGCCTTGCCGCCGCGATCGTGTGCCTCGTCGCGCTGGTGCACCGGTTGTTCTGGGGGCTGAGCTCGCAGACCATCGCCGGCGACAACTTCTTCGCGTACCTCACGGTGCAGTCGAACTGCGCGCTCGTCGTCGTGCTCGTGATCGGCGCGGTGCTCGCGTTCGCCCGGGCGGCGGATCCCCGCTGGTTCACGGTCGCGCTCTCTCTCGTGCTCACCTGGACGATCACGGCGGGGCTGGCGTTCGCGCTGATCGTGTGGCAGGCCGGGATCCGCGGCATCCGGGTGGATGTGCCGTGGTCGGATCAGGTGCTGCACTTCTGGCTGCCGGCATGCACGGCGATCGCGTGGGTGCTCACACCGGGCCATCGCGGCGTGCCGTGGTGGATCGTGCCGGTCTCGCTCGCCTTCCCTCTCGCGTGGGGCGGAGTGACGATGTGGCGCGGGCCGATCGTCGGCTGGTACCCGTACTACTTCCTCGATCCGCGCCAGGTCTCGGGGCCGGTCGAGTTCCTGGCGACGAGCGGGGTGGCTCTGGCGATCTTCGCGCTCGTCGCCTCGGCGCTCGTGCTCATCAGCCGCATGCGCCGTCCCGGACACGAACGCCCAGAGGTCTGA
- a CDS encoding DnaJ C-terminal domain-containing protein — MASQDWFDKDFYKILGVSKDVSDADLKKTYRKLARKYHPDSNPGDAAAEAKFKEISEAYSVLSDAEQRKEYDEIRAMGSGARFTASGSGAGGFEDVFSRFGQSGRGQTADFEDIFAMFNQGGGGFGSGRFGQTSGGFRGFGGPSRGADVTARTTIDFTTAVQGETITLQGDDGKPFKVKIPAGVSDGQKIKLRGRGRPSPDGGENGDIVVQITVRPHPVFTREGLNLRVVVPVTFTEAALGATIEVPTLGGDPVKLRVAPGTPSGRVLRVKGRGVTTTKGTGDLLAELQVAVPSHLDEAAREALERFQELEPDENPRADLLAKARR, encoded by the coding sequence ATGGCTAGCCAGGACTGGTTCGACAAGGACTTCTACAAGATCCTCGGGGTCAGCAAGGACGTCAGCGACGCCGATCTCAAGAAGACGTATCGCAAGCTCGCCCGCAAGTACCACCCGGACTCGAACCCGGGTGATGCGGCGGCCGAGGCGAAGTTCAAGGAGATCAGCGAGGCTTACTCGGTGCTCTCGGATGCCGAGCAGCGCAAGGAGTACGACGAGATCCGCGCCATGGGCTCCGGCGCTCGATTCACCGCGAGCGGCTCCGGAGCGGGCGGGTTCGAAGACGTCTTCAGCCGGTTCGGGCAGTCGGGTCGAGGGCAGACCGCCGATTTCGAGGACATCTTCGCGATGTTCAACCAGGGCGGCGGGGGCTTCGGCTCCGGCCGCTTCGGGCAGACCTCGGGAGGCTTCCGCGGCTTCGGCGGCCCGTCGCGCGGCGCCGACGTGACCGCGCGCACCACGATCGACTTCACCACGGCCGTGCAGGGCGAGACCATCACCCTGCAGGGCGACGACGGCAAGCCGTTCAAGGTGAAGATCCCCGCCGGAGTGTCCGACGGGCAGAAGATCAAGCTGCGCGGCCGCGGACGCCCGTCGCCCGACGGCGGGGAGAACGGCGACATCGTGGTGCAGATCACGGTGCGCCCGCACCCCGTCTTCACCCGCGAGGGCCTCAACCTGCGCGTCGTCGTGCCGGTGACCTTCACCGAGGCCGCGCTCGGCGCGACCATCGAGGTGCCGACGCTCGGCGGAGACCCCGTCAAGCTGCGCGTCGCACCGGGCACCCCGTCCGGTCGCGTGCTGCGCGTCAAGGGGCGCGGGGTCACCACCACCAAGGGCACGGGCGACCTCCTCGCCGAGCTGCAGGTCGCCGTGCCGTCGCACCTCGACGAGGCGGCGCGCGAGGCCCTGGAGAGGTTCCAGGAGCTCGAGCCCGACGAGAACCCCAGGGCCGACCTGCTCGCGAAGGCACGACGGTGA
- a CDS encoding carbohydrate ABC transporter permease, which produces MATPTLEAPPAARAAAPRRRPRSGSAVGRFVERNGAYLFLFPAIAYLAIFTVFPLIRGVLLSFTATKLVNPAGGRGVGLENYDYLLSSDRFWTSVVTTLLYTLFTVVFAVGIGTAGALLLNTAFKGRSIVRAIATIPWAVPTVAAALIFVWIYNNEQGILNRTTAALGLGQHGWLVDPQYGLFAVTFATVWKLTPLVMLVMLSALQSVPHELREATWVDGATRFQSFLAVTLPHIMPTVRVITLLMTIWSIRRFEIIFLITGGGPLDVTNTLVVNVYRTAFQDQNLGRAAAIGALGLVLSLLVTVVYFVVEQIQERQENQR; this is translated from the coding sequence ATGGCCACCCCCACGCTCGAGGCGCCGCCCGCCGCCCGCGCCGCCGCACCCCGGCGGCGACCACGTTCCGGCAGTGCCGTCGGCCGTTTCGTCGAGCGCAACGGCGCGTACCTCTTCCTGTTCCCGGCGATCGCCTACCTCGCGATCTTCACCGTGTTCCCGCTGATCCGGGGCGTGCTGCTCTCGTTCACCGCGACCAAGCTCGTCAACCCCGCAGGCGGACGCGGAGTGGGTCTCGAGAACTACGACTACCTGCTCAGCAGCGACCGCTTCTGGACGTCGGTCGTCACGACGCTGCTGTACACGCTCTTCACCGTGGTCTTCGCCGTCGGCATCGGCACGGCCGGCGCCCTGCTGCTCAACACGGCCTTCAAGGGCCGCAGCATCGTCCGCGCCATCGCGACGATCCCGTGGGCCGTGCCGACCGTCGCCGCCGCGCTCATCTTCGTGTGGATCTACAACAACGAGCAGGGCATCCTCAACCGCACGACGGCCGCCCTCGGCCTCGGCCAGCACGGATGGCTCGTCGACCCGCAGTACGGACTGTTCGCCGTCACCTTCGCCACCGTGTGGAAGCTCACCCCGCTGGTGATGCTCGTCATGCTGAGCGCGCTGCAGAGCGTGCCGCACGAGCTGCGCGAGGCCACCTGGGTCGACGGCGCGACGCGCTTCCAGTCGTTCCTCGCGGTCACGCTGCCGCACATCATGCCGACCGTGCGCGTGATCACGCTGCTGATGACGATCTGGTCGATCCGGCGCTTCGAGATCATCTTCCTCATCACCGGCGGCGGACCTCTTGACGTCACCAACACCCTCGTCGTGAACGTCTACCGCACGGCCTTCCAAGACCAGAACCTCGGCAGGGCGGCCGCCATCGGGGCGCTCGGTCTCGTGCTGTCGCTGCTCGTGACGGTCGTGTACTTCGTCGTGGAGCAGATCCAGGAGCGTCAGGAGAACCAGCGATGA
- a CDS encoding SDR family oxidoreductase: MSDAFDPLFSVRDKVIVVTGGFGQIGAEFVRALHARGARVAVTSRRDVADPAARLEIDDPDGRLLAVTMDITDKASVEAGFDRVVAAWGVPTVVVNNAGLDTQPSAPPEVSGPFEDFPVEVFREVVDTNLVGTFLVTQAAGRRMRDAGVGGSIINVGSIYGMVSPVQDIYAYKAEDTGIPFIKPVAYSAAKSGLYNLTRYCATYWGRAGIRVNTLTPSGVRRDTQDAKFQANYTARMPIGRMAEADEYNGALVFLASDASAYMTGSNLVVDGGWTAW, encoded by the coding sequence ATGAGTGACGCATTCGACCCGCTGTTCTCGGTGCGCGACAAGGTCATCGTGGTGACCGGAGGCTTCGGGCAGATCGGAGCGGAGTTCGTCCGCGCCCTGCACGCGCGGGGTGCGCGGGTCGCGGTCACCTCGCGCCGCGACGTGGCAGACCCCGCCGCGCGCCTGGAGATCGACGACCCCGACGGCCGCCTGCTCGCGGTGACCATGGACATCACCGACAAGGCGAGCGTCGAGGCCGGCTTCGACCGCGTCGTCGCGGCGTGGGGCGTCCCCACCGTCGTGGTCAACAACGCCGGCCTCGACACGCAGCCCAGCGCTCCGCCTGAGGTGTCGGGGCCGTTCGAGGACTTCCCCGTCGAGGTGTTCCGCGAGGTGGTCGACACGAACCTCGTGGGCACGTTCCTCGTCACGCAGGCGGCGGGGCGACGGATGCGCGACGCCGGAGTGGGCGGCTCGATCATCAACGTCGGCTCCATCTACGGCATGGTCTCCCCGGTGCAGGACATCTACGCCTACAAGGCCGAGGACACCGGCATCCCCTTCATCAAGCCCGTGGCGTACTCGGCGGCGAAGTCCGGCCTGTACAACCTCACCCGCTACTGCGCGACGTACTGGGGCCGCGCCGGCATCCGCGTCAACACGCTGACCCCGTCTGGCGTGCGCCGCGACACGCAGGACGCGAAGTTCCAGGCCAACTACACCGCCCGCATGCCGATCGGCCGCATGGCCGAGGCCGACGAGTACAACGGCGCCCTCGTGTTCCTCGCCTCCGACGCGTCGGCGTACATGACCGGCTCCAACCTCGTCGTGGACGGCGGGTGGACGGCATGGTGA
- a CDS encoding FAD-dependent oxidoreductase has product MRITRRTLLIGAGAGVVGVLLASCTPEPVPTPTPTPDRSPSPKPTPMTGPTPSAFARSTWTTDAFSLGAVSFTPAGTAAIARDALAAPVDDRLFFAGEATDADAPGTMGGAFRSGIRAAEEIIATAGYGERVAIVGAGLAGAAAASRLAGTGFALTVFEARDRTGGRVHAIVDEATWPVPAQLGSWTLSAADSDVAAEVDDLDIRTAQLTTPLWRSADGDVTAPSPQAVLDAITAAQALPADVSLADALTQAGADLDDPALAALLSSLTATAGADAADLSSWFPPAVPGDDRLAVLGDLGAVFDRLLDGVKVSLSSPVSRVAYDDAGVSLGIATGESLSFDRVLLTVPLGVLQAGGVDFAPKLPFGQRGAIADLGNGFIETVWLRFDEPLIETDAALWHVVGGDAVIRTWVNLAPATGEPLLVGVVGGAAAEDFAGLDDDAALAAALNSLAPFLDQQS; this is encoded by the coding sequence ATGAGGATCACGCGTCGCACCCTGCTGATCGGCGCCGGAGCCGGCGTCGTGGGAGTGCTCCTCGCCTCCTGCACCCCGGAACCGGTGCCGACGCCCACGCCCACCCCCGACCGCTCGCCCTCCCCGAAGCCGACGCCCATGACCGGGCCCACCCCCTCCGCCTTCGCCCGCAGCACGTGGACGACCGACGCGTTCTCCCTCGGCGCGGTCAGCTTCACACCTGCGGGGACCGCCGCGATCGCGCGCGACGCGCTGGCGGCACCCGTCGACGACCGCCTCTTCTTCGCCGGCGAGGCCACCGACGCCGACGCCCCAGGCACGATGGGCGGGGCCTTCCGCTCCGGCATCCGTGCGGCCGAAGAGATCATCGCCACCGCCGGCTACGGCGAACGCGTCGCCATCGTCGGCGCGGGACTCGCCGGCGCCGCCGCGGCCTCGCGGCTCGCCGGCACCGGATTCGCCCTCACCGTCTTCGAGGCGCGCGACCGCACGGGCGGCCGGGTGCACGCCATCGTCGACGAGGCGACCTGGCCCGTCCCCGCCCAGCTCGGCAGCTGGACCCTGAGCGCCGCCGACTCCGACGTGGCCGCCGAGGTCGACGACCTCGACATCCGCACCGCCCAGCTCACCACCCCGCTGTGGCGATCGGCCGACGGCGACGTCACCGCGCCCTCTCCGCAGGCCGTCCTCGACGCCATCACCGCCGCACAGGCGCTGCCCGCCGACGTCTCGCTCGCCGACGCCCTCACCCAGGCGGGAGCCGACCTCGACGACCCGGCGCTCGCCGCGCTGCTGTCGTCGCTCACCGCCACCGCGGGAGCGGATGCGGCGGACCTCTCGTCATGGTTCCCGCCCGCCGTGCCGGGCGACGACCGCCTGGCCGTGCTGGGCGACCTCGGCGCCGTGTTCGACAGGCTGCTCGACGGCGTCAAGGTCAGCCTGTCTTCGCCCGTCTCGCGCGTCGCGTACGACGACGCCGGCGTGAGCCTCGGCATCGCGACGGGCGAGTCCCTGTCGTTCGACCGGGTGCTGCTCACCGTCCCGCTCGGCGTGCTGCAGGCGGGCGGCGTCGACTTCGCCCCGAAACTGCCGTTCGGCCAGCGCGGCGCCATCGCCGACCTCGGCAACGGCTTCATCGAGACCGTGTGGCTCCGCTTCGACGAGCCCCTGATCGAGACCGACGCGGCCCTGTGGCACGTGGTCGGCGGAGACGCCGTGATCCGCACGTGGGTCAACCTGGCGCCGGCCACCGGAGAACCGCTGCTCGTCGGAGTCGTCGGAGGCGCGGCAGCCGAAGACTTCGCCGGCCTCGACGACGACGCAGCGCTCGCCGCGGCCCTGAACTCGCTCGCGCCGTTCCTCGACCAGCAGTCCTGA
- a CDS encoding dihydrodipicolinate synthase family protein, producing MVSEVLGGRLYTAAVTPMHADESVDHAALAAMLDSDIRRGVEGVYVCGSSGEGVLLSEHERIAVARTAVEAAAGRVPVISHVGAMSTGEAIRIAQDAKDAGVAAVSMIPPLYYGYSTDDVVRHFRAVIDAVDVPFLLYNIPQFTGRDISDGGFDELLALPQVIGVKHTSRNLYGAERILHRYPHQTLVNGFDEFYLPALSIGASGAIGTTVSLQIELFQSLRRRFERGDLVGARAVQVRINDTVESMVEVGVFAAAKYLGGKLSVPLGECRAPLPGLDEAGRVRLDAVFARLREYVALTAREDAGAA from the coding sequence ATGGTGAGCGAGGTCCTGGGCGGTCGCCTCTACACCGCGGCCGTGACCCCGATGCATGCGGACGAGAGCGTCGACCACGCCGCGCTCGCCGCCATGCTCGACAGCGACATCCGCCGCGGCGTCGAGGGCGTGTACGTCTGCGGCTCCTCGGGAGAGGGCGTGCTGCTCTCCGAGCACGAGCGCATCGCGGTGGCGCGCACCGCGGTCGAGGCGGCGGCCGGCCGCGTGCCGGTGATCTCGCACGTCGGTGCGATGTCGACGGGTGAGGCGATCCGCATCGCGCAGGACGCGAAGGATGCCGGCGTCGCCGCGGTCTCGATGATCCCGCCGCTGTACTACGGCTATTCGACGGACGACGTCGTGCGGCACTTCCGTGCGGTGATCGATGCGGTCGACGTGCCGTTCCTGCTCTACAACATCCCTCAGTTCACCGGGCGGGACATCTCCGATGGCGGCTTCGACGAGCTGCTCGCTCTGCCGCAGGTGATCGGGGTGAAGCACACCTCGCGCAACCTGTACGGCGCCGAGCGGATCCTGCACCGATACCCCCACCAGACTCTCGTGAACGGCTTCGACGAGTTCTACCTTCCGGCGCTGTCGATCGGAGCGAGCGGAGCGATCGGCACGACGGTGAGCCTGCAGATCGAGCTCTTCCAGTCGCTGCGCCGACGGTTCGAGCGCGGCGACCTCGTCGGCGCGCGAGCCGTGCAGGTGCGCATCAACGACACCGTCGAGTCGATGGTCGAGGTCGGCGTGTTCGCCGCGGCGAAGTACCTGGGAGGCAAGCTGTCGGTGCCGCTGGGTGAATGCCGTGCGCCGCTGCCGGGCCTCGATGAGGCGGGCAGGGTGCGGCTCGACGCGGTGTTCGCCCGCCTGCGGGAGTACGTGGCGCTGACCGCACGCGAAGACGCGGGGGCTGCGTGA
- a CDS encoding ABC transporter substrate-binding protein — protein sequence MKLNLADRTRRARALRMTGVAAVAAVALAGCASGTDQTGSDSAGGELTFSNWQFLEDGKGPILWDAVKGYTGPNDDIELTKVEIPFANYADKLSTELGAGGGPDVMVLQDSQFASLVDAGVLEPLDDIADELGDSLNNTNEAGVVDDTQYGFNWERPTYSTVIYNKDIFAQLGLEVPTTFDEFLTTAKAIKDQLGIAGWAGRHQTAEIDGWTLEMANWIYGFGGELSDGKKLTIDKAENVEAVEAFLETFASGVAPIGDDASTFRAKFGQGQVGMLFENSGVATTITSNPDNVVNGQNLGAAPLPLAHPGSNSQLIIAVNANSDNKEAAKDFVRWVLSDEGQTAIRAGLGASAMATDVEPDPAFLEANPWATQFLEAAKTSKSTLVEGFETESKVIWREVLTAVEDLRVNGGDVKTKLAEVQKSLEAELG from the coding sequence GTGAAGTTGAACCTTGCAGACCGGACCCGCCGCGCCCGCGCGCTGCGGATGACCGGTGTCGCCGCCGTCGCCGCCGTCGCCCTCGCGGGCTGCGCGTCCGGCACGGATCAGACCGGATCGGACAGTGCGGGCGGAGAGCTGACGTTCTCCAACTGGCAGTTCCTGGAAGACGGCAAGGGCCCGATCCTCTGGGATGCCGTCAAGGGCTACACCGGTCCGAACGACGACATCGAGCTCACCAAGGTCGAGATCCCGTTCGCGAACTACGCCGACAAGCTCAGCACCGAGCTGGGTGCCGGCGGCGGCCCCGACGTCATGGTGCTGCAGGACAGCCAGTTCGCCTCGCTCGTGGACGCGGGCGTGCTGGAACCGCTCGACGACATCGCCGACGAGCTCGGCGACTCGCTGAACAACACCAACGAGGCCGGCGTCGTCGACGACACGCAGTACGGCTTCAACTGGGAGCGCCCGACCTACAGCACGGTCATCTACAACAAGGACATCTTCGCCCAGCTGGGCCTGGAGGTTCCGACGACCTTCGACGAGTTCCTCACCACGGCGAAGGCCATCAAGGACCAGCTCGGCATCGCGGGCTGGGCCGGACGCCACCAGACCGCCGAGATCGACGGCTGGACCCTGGAGATGGCGAACTGGATCTACGGATTCGGCGGCGAGCTCAGCGACGGCAAGAAGCTGACGATCGACAAGGCCGAGAACGTCGAGGCCGTCGAGGCCTTCCTCGAGACCTTCGCCTCGGGGGTCGCGCCGATCGGCGACGACGCGTCGACCTTCCGCGCCAAGTTCGGGCAGGGACAGGTCGGGATGCTGTTCGAGAACTCGGGCGTCGCCACGACCATCACCAGCAACCCCGACAACGTGGTCAACGGGCAGAACCTCGGCGCCGCTCCGCTGCCCCTCGCGCACCCCGGATCGAACTCGCAGCTGATCATCGCCGTCAACGCCAACAGCGACAACAAGGAAGCGGCGAAGGACTTCGTCCGCTGGGTGCTGTCAGACGAGGGGCAGACGGCGATCCGCGCCGGACTCGGCGCGTCCGCCATGGCCACCGACGTCGAGCCCGACCCCGCGTTCCTCGAGGCCAACCCCTGGGCCACCCAGTTCCTCGAAGCCGCGAAGACGTCGAAGTCCACCCTCGTCGAGGGCTTCGAGACCGAGAGCAAGGTCATCTGGCGCGAGGTCCTCACCGCCGTGGAAGACCTGCGCGTCAACGGCGGCGACGTGAAGACGAAGCTCGCCGAGGTGCAGAAGAGCCTCGAGGCCGAGCTCGGCTGA